From the Ralstonia wenshanensis genome, the window CTGCGGCCAAGACGCCTGCCGCCAAGAAGGCACCGGCCAAGACTGCGAGCAAGACGGCCGCCAAGAAAGCCCCGGCGCGCAAGAAAGCCACTGAAAGCGAGGCTGACGAGGAAAGCACCAGCGAGACCTGAACGCGGTTTCGCCGGCATCAACGCAAACGGGAGGACACTGTCCTCCCGTTTTGCTTTGGCTGTGCGGCTCGGCTTATGCGGCTTCGCTCAGGCCGCGCCCGGCGCGCGCCTCGTTGTGCTTGACCTCCATCGCCTGGGCCAGCATGTAATCGATGAACGTGCGTACCTTCGTCGGCAGGAACTTGCGGCTCGGATACACCAGCGACAGCGACCGGTGCGGCAGCTTGTATTGCGGCAGCACGCGCACCAGGCGTCCGGACTCCAGGTCCGGCCGTGCCATGTACGACGACAGTATCGCGATGCCCATGTCGGCAAGCACGGCGCGGTGCATCAGTTCCGCATTGCTGGTGACGAGCGAGGGCTGCACCGGCACCGAAATCGACTGGCCATCGGCGGTGCTCATCTCCCACTCGTGACGCAGTTGCGGGTGCCACATCGCAATGACGCGGTGCTCGGCAATATCTTCGGCGCGCTGCGGCGTGGAGTGCTGGCGGAGGTAGGCCGGGGTGGCCGCCATGACCATCTCGGCGGAAATCATGCGGCGCGCCACCAGGTGCGAACCCAGGCCGAGTTCCGAGACCATGATGCCGACGTCGCGGCCATCCTCGACGATGTCGATCGGGCGATCGGACAACGCCACGTCAAACGTCACTTCGGGATAGAGCTGCTGGAAGCGTGCGAGCAGCATCGGCAGCACGTGCAGTCCGAACATGACGGGGGCGACGATGCGCAGGCCACCGACCAGCGCCTGGCTGCGCGAGGTGGCCAGCGATTCCGCCTCGTCAATGTCGAGCAGGATCTGCGCACAGCGCTGCAGGTAGGTTTCGCCCACGTCGGTCAGCGACAGGCTGCGCGTGGTGCGGTTAAGCAGGCGCGTGCCGAGATGCGCCTCAAGGTCGGCCACGTAACGCGTGACCACGGCATTGCTCATCGACAGATGCTGGGCCGCCCGGGCGAAGCTGCCAAGCTCCACCACCTTGGAAAACACCCGCATCGACTGCAAACGATCCATTCCAGCCTCTCACATAATTTGTTGTCAAAAATAGAACAAATCTGTCGTGACAGCAAATGTTTAATATTGGCACAAGCAATTCACTGCCTAGGGGCGTTCGTTGAATGTGAGTGCACGCTCATGTGAGAATGCCGCCCCAGTTGTGTTTGCAATGTTTTATTGCCAGGGCTGCGTATCCGACTTCTCACCGATTGACGCAACAGCAGATTTGCGCCGAAACTCTATACCGAGCGGTAGATTTTTTTGGGGGATTCGTCTTGCGCGAGGTCATGTTTGACCCAAATCATGGGTGGAACGCGGTTTTGCGCAAATCGGTACGGCGGTGGCCAGATGGCTTCGCCATACTCGAACAATGGATGCCGAGAACCCTGACCCGCATGAGCGCCCCGCAACGAGGGCAGCCATCACGGCCGATGTGTCGCCCCGCGATGCCGGCGGCCGAGGAGACACCACATGACCATCCATAACCGTGAACCGGTCAACTATCTGGCGGGCGAGATGCCGCTGCACCGGTATTGCGCCCTCCATGCGCAGCAGACACCCGAGCGCATCGCCTTGTTGTGGTACGGCCGCACGATCTGCTGGCGCGAGCTGGATCAGGCGTCCACGCGGCTGGCGGTGCAGTTGCAGCGATTGGGCGTGACACGCGGCGATCGCGTTGCGCTGTTTCTGCACAACTGTCCGCAAGCCATCGTGACCCATCTGGCCACGGCCAAGCTGGGCGGCATCGTCGTACCGTGCGGGCCGCTGTCGCGCCAGCACGAACTGCGTGACCAACTGGCCGATTGCGGCGCCAAGATTCTGGTGGCGGCGGCCGACCTGATGCCGATTGTCGACGCCGCGCGGCCGGGCACGTCGGTCACGACCGTCATCACCACGCGCTATGCCGATCTGCAACCCGCGCAGCCGGCGTGCCGCAAGGCGCTGGCCGTGCCGCCCGAGCTGATTGCCGCCGATGCCTCGTCTGCACCGCCGCTCAAAAACAAGCCGGGCGCCACGCAACTTGATCTGATGCAGTTGATGGCTGAGCCCGTGGATGTGGCCGAGCGCAACGCCGTGGCTGCCATCCAGGTGAGCCTGGACGACGTTGCGCTGATGGTCTACACGTCTGGCACCACCGGTCGCCCGAAGGGCGCCATGCTCACGCACCGCAACGCGCTGTACAAGACCGCCGTTACGGTGCAGGTCAGCGGCATCCACGCTTCGGATGTGATGCTGGCGGTGGCGCCGCTGTCGCATATCGCCGGCATGCTGATGGGCATGAACGTGATGCTGTATTCCGGCGCGACGACCATCCTGCTTTATCGGTTCGATCCCCTGGCCGTACTGCAGGCGATTGACCGCTATCGCGTGACACGCTGGTACAGCATGACGCCGATGAACCTGGCCGTCATGGCGCATCCGGACGCGGCGCAGTACCGTATGGAATCCTTGGTGGCCAACCCGTGCACCAGCTTCGGCGTCACGCTGACCGAAGCCATTGCCGACCGGTGGCGTGCCTTTGCCGGCCCGCAGTGCCGCATCTATGAAGCCGCCTATGGCCTGTCGGAAACCCACACCTGCGACGCCATCACGCCTGCCGATGCCCCGCGATGGGGCTGGCATGGCAAGATCGTCCCGCAGACTGAGGTACGCATCGTCGACCCGCATACCGGCGCCGAACTGCCGCCCGGTCAGGCCGGCGAAATCACCATCCGCAGCCCCGGCGTGTTCCGCGGCTACTGGCAGCGCGACGAGGCCACGCGCGCCGTCCTGCACAACGGCTTTCTGCGCACCGGCGATATCGGCCAGGTCTCGCCCGACGGCTACCTTCAGTGGCAGGGCCGCATCAAGGAGATGATCAAGGTGTCGGGCTACAGCGTGTTTCCGGAGGAGGTCGAGGCGCTGCTGTCGCGTCACCCGGGCATCCGCCAAGTGGCCGTGACGCCCATCCCCGATCCCGACAAAGGCGAAGTCGTGTGCGCGCACGTGGTGCCGATGAACGGTGTAACGCTCTCGGAAGCCGAGCTGATTGCCTGGTCGCGCGACAACATGGCGCCGTACAAG encodes:
- a CDS encoding LysR family transcriptional regulator produces the protein MDRLQSMRVFSKVVELGSFARAAQHLSMSNAVVTRYVADLEAHLGTRLLNRTTRSLSLTDVGETYLQRCAQILLDIDEAESLATSRSQALVGGLRIVAPVMFGLHVLPMLLARFQQLYPEVTFDVALSDRPIDIVEDGRDVGIMVSELGLGSHLVARRMISAEMVMAATPAYLRQHSTPQRAEDIAEHRVIAMWHPQLRHEWEMSTADGQSISVPVQPSLVTSNAELMHRAVLADMGIAILSSYMARPDLESGRLVRVLPQYKLPHRSLSLVYPSRKFLPTKVRTFIDYMLAQAMEVKHNEARAGRGLSEAA
- a CDS encoding AMP-binding protein, with translation MTIHNREPVNYLAGEMPLHRYCALHAQQTPERIALLWYGRTICWRELDQASTRLAVQLQRLGVTRGDRVALFLHNCPQAIVTHLATAKLGGIVVPCGPLSRQHELRDQLADCGAKILVAAADLMPIVDAARPGTSVTTVITTRYADLQPAQPACRKALAVPPELIAADASSAPPLKNKPGATQLDLMQLMAEPVDVAERNAVAAIQVSLDDVALMVYTSGTTGRPKGAMLTHRNALYKTAVTVQVSGIHASDVMLAVAPLSHIAGMLMGMNVMLYSGATTILLYRFDPLAVLQAIDRYRVTRWYSMTPMNLAVMAHPDAAQYRMESLVANPCTSFGVTLTEAIADRWRAFAGPQCRIYEAAYGLSETHTCDAITPADAPRWGWHGKIVPQTEVRIVDPHTGAELPPGQAGEITIRSPGVFRGYWQRDEATRAVLHNGFLRTGDIGQVSPDGYLQWQGRIKEMIKVSGYSVFPEEVEALLSRHPGIRQVAVTPIPDPDKGEVVCAHVVPMNGVTLSEAELIAWSRDNMAPYKVPRRVKFHDALPATATGKVLRRLLREDAIAA